A section of the Phaseolus vulgaris cultivar G19833 chromosome 8, P. vulgaris v2.0, whole genome shotgun sequence genome encodes:
- the LOC137825027 gene encoding uncharacterized protein — MASMTEADQTAMMMALQRELAEMKKAHEEAAKKNEEEIKNLQEENKRMKKLVEGVPSLAMTNQAGRSHATGAGIQAEKDTKNDFTLEMDGESHPSKTINTTAPAGPDRRHPFTDRVMETPLPDKWKGFNRDRYDGTTDPDEHVDAYTTHMSLYTTDDAVFCRVFPTSLKGSALSWFTKLPAHSIDCFETLIAKFDVQFATSRPHHLTSIALVGIRQERGESLRTFIDRFSKTAMSIRNLSPEVAMHHMLTALRPGPFADSLCMQPVTNLDDLRRQAAKFMQLEELREFRNNARAEASGEKKEDRERQGRSRTGRDQKRDNRGLRFSRYTPLNAERSKILQEALSAELIPSPRRALSPENADRNKRCRYHKNTGHSTEECQALKDKIEELIQAGHLRCFVRGTRETRRSPCKEQTLRRRDRTPQARERATGGETDGDEETTPHKPTLAEAER, encoded by the coding sequence ATGGCAAGCATGACCGAAGCAGATCAAACAGCAATGATGATGGCCCTTCAGAGGGAACTAGCAGAGATGAAGAAGGCGCACGAGGAAGCCGCTAAGAAGAACGAGGAGGAAATAAAAAACCTCCAAGAAGAGAACAAGCGGATGAAGAAACTGGTCGAGGGGGTGCCGTCTCTCGCCATGACTAATCAGGCCGGCAGGTCCCACGCCACCGGGGCCGGCATCCAGGCCGAGAAAGACACCAAGAACGACTTCACTCTGGAAATGGATGGAGAGTCCCATCCCAGCAAGACAATCAACACTACCGCTCCGGCGGGTCCGGACCGACGCCATCCCTTCACCGATCGTGTCATGGAAACCCCCCTGCCGGACAAGTGGAAAGGCTTCAACAGGGACCGGTACGATGGGACGACCGACCCAGATGAACACGTGGACGCGTACACGACCCACATGAGCCTGTACACCACGGACGACGCAGTGTTCTGCCGAGTCTTTCCAACCTCTCTAAAGGGCAGCGCTCTGAGCTGGTTCACCAAGCTCCCAGCGCACTCTATAGATTGCTTCGAAACCCTGATAGCGAAGTTCGACGTCCAGTTCGCAACAAGCCGCCCCCACCATCTGACATCCATAGCCCTGGTCGGTATTCGTCAAGAGAGGGGGGAGTCCCTCAGAACGTTCATTGACCGGTTCAGCAAGACCGCTATGAGCATTCGAAACCTCAGCCCTGAGGTGGCGATGCATCACATGCTGACCGCCCTCAGACCCGGCCCATTTGCCGACAGCCTGTGCATGCAGCCTGTTACCAACCTCGACGATCTTAGACGACAAGCGGCgaaattcatgcagctggagGAACTTCGTGAATTCAGAAACAACGCCCGAGCCGAGGCAAGCGGGGAAAAGAAGGAAGATAGGGAGCGACAAGGAAGGTCCCGAACCGGTCGGGACCAGAAAAGGGACAATCGCGGACTCCGCTTCTCCCGCTACACACCTTTGAACGCGGAGAGGAGCAAAATTTTGCAAGAGGCCCTTAGCGCCGAGCTAATACCATCGCCTCGAAGGGCCTTGAGCCCAGAAAATGCCGACCGCAACAAAAGATGCCGGTACCATAAGAATACCGGCCACTCTACAGAAGAGTGCCAAGCCCTGAAGGACAAAATCGAAGAACTCATTCAAGCCGGGCACCTCAGATGCTTTGTGCGTGGGACCCGGGAGACGCGTCGCTCCCCATGCAAGGAGCAAACGCTTAGGAGAAGAGACCGAACCCCCCAGGCCCGCGAGAGGGCGACAGGCGGGGAGACCGACGGGGACGAAGAGACGACCCCCCACAAACCGACACTCGCAGAGGCCGAGAGGTGA